Below is a genomic region from Pirellulales bacterium.
ATTCGGTCATTCGAATTTCTTTCGACATTTGAAATTCGACATTCGACATTTACTGCCGGCTCGCCGGGCGAGCCCGGCGGCTAATAATCACTGCCTACTCTCTTCCCTGGACCAGCCCGGCCGTGAATCCTAGGGCGTCGTCGCGGTCGCGGCTGGCGGCCATCAACTGTTCGTAGCAGCCGGCGCGCGTCGCCAGTTCGATCAAGCTGGGCGCGAAGCCCGAGGTGCGCATCTCGGGCCGCAGCAACTCGGCCGACGCCTCGAAGGCTTCCTTCGCGCGGCCCGCGCGGGCCAAGAGCGCCACCAGCACCTCGGCCGGGCCGGCGTCATCGCCGTGCTGGGCGCGCTGGCGAAAGTACTCGATCGCCGCGTCCTGGTTCTCGCCCAGCACGCCCTGAAAGAAGAGCGCGTGCGCCGGATAGGTGTCGGCGAACGGCTCCTGGCCGGCGAATTGATACTGCTTGCTAAGATTCCTTCCATAGGCCGTGAGGTCGAGCGCGGTGCGGAGTACCTGAGGATCATCGCACGCAAGCGCGAAGCGCACGACCGCCGCCAGATGCGTCGTGTCGACGTGATAGTTGTCGTTCTCGAAGAGCCACGGCCGCTTGGCCACGAGCGCCGCCAGCGACGGCTCGGCAGGTTCCTTTCCTTCGCGCCGCGCGATATCGGCCCGCACGTTGCGCGACAGCTCGCCGTGCAAATGTTCGACCAGCAGGGCCGCCACGGCCTGCCGATCGGCCTTCGGCCGGCCGTGCATCTGGCCGTCGTACAGCGTAATCGCGTTGCACGTGCCGTAATGTTCGAGCACGTACTGAAAGCCAAGACGCGGGCAGACTCCTTCGTACAGCGCGACTTCGATGATCTCTTCGTAGTTCTCCGTGTCCCGCGGGATCGCGGCGAGCGCCTCGGCCACGAGCTGGCGATCCCCCGTAGGGCGCAAATACATCCACGCTTCGCGCACGCGTCCCGAGGCCAAGAACAGATTGCCCACCTCGCGACAGGCCGCGACGTAGGCGTCTTCCATCTTGGTCCGGACCGGTTCGGGCAGGTCGTCGAGGCTGCCGCCCAGCGTCAGCGGCAAATTGTGCGCGTGGCGCGCCTCCATCAAACGAGCATCGAACAGCTCGTGGTATTTCTGCTCCTCCTGCAGTCGTTCCGCCAGGCGGCGAAACACGGCCGATGCTCCGCCTTGGTCGGCGGCTGCACGGAGGTCGTCAAAGAATGTTTGAGTCTGCGTCATGCGGCCACTTCCAACCTGGCGGACGAGCGTTTCTGTGCGTCAAAATCCAATCGTAGCAGAGCCCTCCGGTGCCTTCTACGACCACGATCGCGCTCGCGCCGCCCTTTTGCCTGGAAACCGCTCGGGTTAGCATGGATTGGTTCGGGATTTTGCACGCTCAGGAATTAGTGACATACCAAGCATGGCCAGCGACACACCCAACTTCGGCGGCCTACGGGTGGCGGCCTTCGAAAGCCGCCGCGCCGAGGAGATGTCGCGCCTGATCGAGCGCATGGGGGGCGTGCCGTCGGTCAGCCCCTCGCTGCGCGAAGTGCCGCTGGCCGACAACCCGGCGGCGGTCGATTTCGCCTATCACCTGATCAGCGGTCAGATCGACGTCGTGATTCTGATGACGGGCGTCGGCCTGCGGCACCTGGTCACGCAGATCGAGCGCCGCGTGCCGCGCGAGCGCTTCTTGGCGGCCCTCTCCGACATCACGACCATTGCCCGCGGGCCCAAGCCGGTGGCCGTGCTCAAGGAACTGGGCATCACGCCCACCTGGCGCGTCCCGGAACCCAACACGTGGCGCGAGATTCTTTCGACGATCGATCAGCACGTGCCGGTGGCCAATCAGACCGTCGGCCTGCAAGAGTATGGCCAGCCCAACGCCAGCCTGGTGGCAGGGCTCGAAGCGCGTGGCGCGCAGGTGCGCACGCTCAAAGTCTACGAATGGGACTTTCCGGCCGACACCGCCCCGTTGGCCGACAACGTGCGGGCGATCGCCGCCGGCGAGCGGGACGTGGCGATGTTCACCTCGGCCCATCAGGTGGTGAACGTGCTGCGCATGGCGGACCAGCTCGACGTGACACGCGACCTGCGGCGGCAAATGGCCCGCATGGTCGTGGCGTCGATTGGTCCTACGACCAGCGAAACCCTCCGCGACCATGAGTTGACGGTCGACGTCGAGCCGGAACATTCCAAGATGGGGCAGCTCGTCGTCGCCGCTGCCGAACAGGGCCCGGGCCTGTGCAGCCGCAAGCAGCACCTTTCGTCACTCGGAAACGGGGCGGCCGAACGAACAATCGCCGAGCCGAAGCGCGGACCGTGGGACGACTCGCTGTTCATGAAAGCCTGCCGGCGCGAGCCGGTCGAGCGCACGCCGATCTGGCTCATGCGGCAAGCCGGCCGGTACATGGCCGAATATCGCGCCGTGCGCGAAAAAACGACCTTTCTCGAATTGTGTCGCAACCCGCCCTTGTGCGCCGAGGTGATGCTCACGGCCGTCGCGAAGCTGAACGTCGACGCCGCGATCATCTTTTCCGACCTGTTGCCGATGCTCGAGCCGATGGGCCTGGACCTGGAATTTGCCTCCGGCGAAGGGCCCGTGATTCACAATCCCGTGCGCGATGCCGACGACGTCGACCGCGTGGTCGAGCTCGATCACGTCGAGGCGCTCGACTTCGTCATGGAGACCGTGCGGCTGACGCGCGCAGGCTTGCCCGATCATATTCCCGTGATCGGGTTCGCCGGCGCGCCGTTTACGCTGGCCAGCTATGCCATCGAAGGGGGCGCGAGCCGCAGCTACCTGCACACCAAGACCCTCATGTACCGCGATACCGGCGCCTGGGACGCGCTGATGGCGCGGCTCGCCCGCTCGGTGACGCGTTATTTGAATGCGCAGATCGCGGCCGGCGCGCAGGCCGTGCAGTTGTTCGACAGTTGGGTCGGTTGTCTGGGCACGGATGATTACCGCCGCTACGTTCTTCCTTATACGCAAGCGACCATCTCCGGCATTGCGCCCGGCGTGCCGGTGATCAATTTCGCGACGGGCAATCCGGCGCTGTTGCCGCTGTTGGCCGAGGCCGGAGGCGCGGTGATCGGTGTCGATTGGCGCATTCGCCTCGACGATGCCTGGCGGTTGATCGGTCATGACCGTGGCGTGCAGGGAAACCTCGATCCCTTGGTTCTATTGTCCGATCGCGCGCAGATTCGCCGCCGCGCGAAGGAAATTCTCGACCAGGCCGCTGGACGCCCCGGGCATATCTTCAACCTCGGCCACGGCGTGCTGCAGCAGACGCCCGTCGAGAACGTCATAGCGCTGGTGGAAGCGGTTCATGAGTTGGGAGTGCGACCCCGCCCATGAACGGCCCAGCCCCCACGCCGAGAGCGCGACGTGTGGCCGTCGTCGGCGGTGGCATCACGGGCCTGGCCGCCGCGCATCGACTGATCGAACTTGATCCCGCGTGCCAGGTCCGCCTTTTCGAGGCGGGCAATCGCTTGGGGGGCGTTCTGCACAGCGAGCGGCAGGACGATTTCTTGCTCGAATTCGGCGCCGATAATTTCATCACCAACGTGCCGTGGGCGCTCGATCTGTGCCGGCGCGTCGGCCTGGCCGACCAATTATTGCACACAAATTCCGGGCGTCGCCGGGCACTGGTCGTGCGCGATGGGCGGCTGCATCCGGTGCCCGAGGGTTTCATGGTCATGGAGCCGCGGGCGCTGTGGCCTTTGGTTCTGTCGCCGCTCTTGAGCTGGCGTGGCAAAGCGCGGGTGCTGGGTGAATATTTTGTCGCCGCCCGGCGCGACGTCAAAGACGAGAGCCTGGCTTCGTTCGCCACACGCCGCCTGGGGCGCGAGGCTTTCGAGCGCCTGGTGCAGCCGCTCGCCGCCGGCATCTACACGGCCGATCCCGAGCAATTGAGCCTGGCCGCCACCATGCCGCGTTTTCTGGAAATGGAACGTCAGCATGGCGGGCTGATCCGCGCGGTGCGGCACAGCAAGAGCGCCGGTGCCGGCCAGGGAGAAAGCGGCGCGAGGTATAGTTTGTTTGTTGCGCCGCGCGACGGGATGCAGGCGCTCGCCACGGCTACGGCGGCGCGGCTGCCGCCGGAGACCGTGCGATTGAATACTCGGGTGAGCGGATTGCGACGTCGGCCTGAGGGGGGTTGGGAGATCACGGTCGCGGGAGCGGCAGCGCCCGAAGAATCGCGTGAAGAGTTCGACGCCGTGATCTTGGCCTTGCCGGCACATCGCGCGGCGACACTCGTGCAGCCGGTCGATGATTCGCTCGGCTCGGCGCTTGGCGCCATTCCGTACGCCAGCTCGGCGGTCGCGATACTGACGTATCGCCAGTCGCAACTCGCGCGGCCGCCGGACGGTTTCGGCATCGTCGTTCCTGACGTCGAGCGAAGGCCGATGCTGGCGGCCAGCTTTACCAGCGTCAAATTCACGCACCGTGCGCCGCCGGGCTGGACGATCGTGCGGGTGTTTTTTGGCGGGGCCGCGCGGCCGGAGCTGGTCTCGGCCAGTGACGAAGAGCTGTTCACGACGGCGCAGACGCAAATGGCCGAGCTGATTGGCGCCCGCGGCGAGCCGGGTCTGCGCCGCGTTGAACGCTGGCATCGCGCCATGCCGCAATACCATCTGGGGCACTTAGAACGCGTCGCCGATATCCGCGATCGCGTGGCCAGACTGCCGGGCCTGGAACTGGCCGGCAACGCCTACGAAGGGGTCGGCGTGCCGCTATGCATCAAAAGCGGCGAAGCGGCGGCGGAACGGATTCTCGATGCCAAACTCGACCGAAAGGAACAAGCATGAAACTAGAGATGGATTCGGCGGTCGCGGCGTCGTACAAGAGTCCGTCACAGGTTGCCCGAGTCGTTACCGAAGCATGGTGCGCCGCGTCGCTTTACTGCGCGCGATGTCCGGCGGACCGCCTCCTTCGCACACCTCCCAACACGCCAGCAACTGACCTGAAATGCTCGGATTGCGGCAGCGGATATGAGGTCAAGAGCATGAGGCGCTTGGCGAAGGACCGCGTACCGGACGCAGGCTATGATGCAATGCTCCGGGCCATTCGTGCGAACGCCGCACCGAATTTGTTCGTGCTTCACTACGATCACGACTGGCGCGTTCAAAATTTATTATTGGTACCATCCTTCTTCTTTTCGGAAGGTGCCATAGAGCCTAGGAAGCCGCTTCAAGGTGCAGCGCGTCGCGCCGGCTGGGTAGGATGCAACATCCGTCTGACGGCCATCGCGCCTGAAGGGCGGTTGAAGATCGTTGAGAACGGCAAAGTTGTCGACCCTGCATTGGTGCGTGCTGAGTACGCGCGCGTTCAACCGTTGAGCGACGTTCGGCCCTATAGTCGCGGATGGACACTTGAAGTGCTCCGGGCAATTCATGATTTAGGAAAGATCGAGTTCACGCTCTCCGATGCATATAAGGCGGAGCGGCGGCTTACGAAACTATTTCCAAATAACCGCCATATCCGGCCAAAGATCCGACAACAGCTTCAGGTGCTCCGCGACTTGAAGTTGTTGGAATTTATTAACCGCGGGCAATACCGACTTTCCGCGAGAAAAGCTTAAAGTCCCCCCCGTGCCCCTTGTGATCGTCGGCGTTGAGCCCTAGTGCCGCGCGGCGCTCACCCGCCTAGCGACCAGCCGTCGGCGATCGCGGCGTCCTTGGGCACCACGACGATGCCCTCGCAGACCATCGCTTCCGGCGTTTCTCCGGTCGTATCGACGCCGCGCTCGTTGGTCACGCGCACGTTGCTGCCGATGCGGCAATTCTTGTCGATGATCGCGCCTTCGATGACGGTGTTGTCGCCGATGCCCAGCGGTGGTCGCCCCTCGGCGCGGTCGGCCGACAGATCGTCGGGCGATTCGTAGTAATCGGCCCCCATGATGACCGAGTTGCGGATCGTCACGTTGCGGCCGATCTGGCAACGTAAACCGACGACGCTGTTTTCGATCACCGCGCCTTCGCCAATATCACAGCCGTCGGCCAGCAGGCTGCCGCGGATCGTGGCGCTAGCAATGCGCGAGGGAGCGAGAAACCGCGGACTGCTGTAGACCGGCTGCACGGCGGAGGTCAATTCGAAGGGGGGGCGGGCGGCCGCCAGCTCCAGGTTCGCCTGGTAGAAGGAGCGGATCGTGCCGATATCCTCCCAGTAGCCGTCGAACAGGTACATCTGCACTTTCTGCGTGCGGATCGAGGCGGGAAAGATTTCCTTGCCGAAATCGTGATAGTCAGTCTTCGTCAGCAGATCGACCAGCGTCTTGCGATTGAACAGGTAGATTCCCATGCTCGCCAGGCAATCGCGGCCGCGGCTGGCCACGCCACGCGCGTCGATCCACGCCGGTTCGGTCCGCACCAGGTTGACGTCGGCGTCGGTCTTGGGCTTTTCCAGGAATCCCACGACGCGGCCCGAGTCGTCCATCCGCATGATGCCAAAGCCCGCGGCCGATT
It encodes:
- the hemG gene encoding protoporphyrinogen oxidase, whose product is MNGPAPTPRARRVAVVGGGITGLAAAHRLIELDPACQVRLFEAGNRLGGVLHSERQDDFLLEFGADNFITNVPWALDLCRRVGLADQLLHTNSGRRRALVVRDGRLHPVPEGFMVMEPRALWPLVLSPLLSWRGKARVLGEYFVAARRDVKDESLASFATRRLGREAFERLVQPLAAGIYTADPEQLSLAATMPRFLEMERQHGGLIRAVRHSKSAGAGQGESGARYSLFVAPRDGMQALATATAARLPPETVRLNTRVSGLRRRPEGGWEITVAGAAAPEESREEFDAVILALPAHRAATLVQPVDDSLGSALGAIPYASSAVAILTYRQSQLARPPDGFGIVVPDVERRPMLAASFTSVKFTHRAPPGWTIVRVFFGGAARPELVSASDEELFTTAQTQMAELIGARGEPGLRRVERWHRAMPQYHLGHLERVADIRDRVARLPGLELAGNAYEGVGVPLCIKSGEAAAERILDAKLDRKEQA
- the hemE gene encoding uroporphyrinogen decarboxylase translates to MASDTPNFGGLRVAAFESRRAEEMSRLIERMGGVPSVSPSLREVPLADNPAAVDFAYHLISGQIDVVILMTGVGLRHLVTQIERRVPRERFLAALSDITTIARGPKPVAVLKELGITPTWRVPEPNTWREILSTIDQHVPVANQTVGLQEYGQPNASLVAGLEARGAQVRTLKVYEWDFPADTAPLADNVRAIAAGERDVAMFTSAHQVVNVLRMADQLDVTRDLRRQMARMVVASIGPTTSETLRDHELTVDVEPEHSKMGQLVVAAAEQGPGLCSRKQHLSSLGNGAAERTIAEPKRGPWDDSLFMKACRREPVERTPIWLMRQAGRYMAEYRAVREKTTFLELCRNPPLCAEVMLTAVAKLNVDAAIIFSDLLPMLEPMGLDLEFASGEGPVIHNPVRDADDVDRVVELDHVEALDFVMETVRLTRAGLPDHIPVIGFAGAPFTLASYAIEGGASRSYLHTKTLMYRDTGAWDALMARLARSVTRYLNAQIAAGAQAVQLFDSWVGCLGTDDYRRYVLPYTQATISGIAPGVPVINFATGNPALLPLLAEAGGAVIGVDWRIRLDDAWRLIGHDRGVQGNLDPLVLLSDRAQIRRRAKEILDQAAGRPGHIFNLGHGVLQQTPVENVIALVEAVHELGVRPRP
- a CDS encoding glucose-1-phosphate adenylyltransferase; protein product: MERVLTLVLGGGRGQRLYPLTKYRSKPAVPLGGKYRLIDIPISNCIAAGLNRIYVLTQFNSVSLHRHIRRTYNFDIFSGGFVEILAAQQTLDGSDWYQGTADAVRQNLRYIQQPGVDLVLVLSGDQLYRMDFAAMIRSHQESGADVTIAALPVDRQSAAGFGIMRMDDSGRVVGFLEKPKTDADVNLVRTEPAWIDARGVASRGRDCLASMGIYLFNRKTLVDLLTKTDYHDFGKEIFPASIRTQKVQMYLFDGYWEDIGTIRSFYQANLELAAARPPFELTSAVQPVYSSPRFLAPSRIASATIRGSLLADGCDIGEGAVIENSVVGLRCQIGRNVTIRNSVIMGADYYESPDDLSADRAEGRPPLGIGDNTVIEGAIIDKNCRIGSNVRVTNERGVDTTGETPEAMVCEGIVVVPKDAAIADGWSLGG
- a CDS encoding DpnI domain-containing protein; amino-acid sequence: MDSAVAASYKSPSQVARVVTEAWCAASLYCARCPADRLLRTPPNTPATDLKCSDCGSGYEVKSMRRLAKDRVPDAGYDAMLRAIRANAAPNLFVLHYDHDWRVQNLLLVPSFFFSEGAIEPRKPLQGAARRAGWVGCNIRLTAIAPEGRLKIVENGKVVDPALVRAEYARVQPLSDVRPYSRGWTLEVLRAIHDLGKIEFTLSDAYKAERRLTKLFPNNRHIRPKIRQQLQVLRDLKLLEFINRGQYRLSARKA